From Gimesia panareensis, the proteins below share one genomic window:
- a CDS encoding PAS domain-containing hybrid sensor histidine kinase/response regulator encodes MRSETVLKVRARGIWIACLLCLLLSGLVGSTNAADTASAAPAQGCPGGHCALKTAKPELQAEGPATFFAKLFDTNDFPQRWYCGTWSTDVGWLHILSDIAIFGAYFTIPVMLLYFLLQRKDLPFPRIIWLFAAFILFCGFGHLIEAGIFWWPVYRFAGLIKACTAIVSWITVFVLIRLIPEALKLPSAALLAKELQHSQERLDFALEAGQIGVWELDLKTDNLQWDRRTREIFDVDPSETDLCFEDFSKRLHPDDRERVEITFNKSVETGTSYSCEYRIIHRNGTVHYIYAHGHAIYGDNGKPRLFVGVCHDYTEKQLQKNALSESEQNFRSTFEQVAMGIAHVSPDGRWLRVNHGLCEILGYENQELLERNWQELTHPDDLETDLKNTEKLLAGEIDSYSVEKRYLTCEQTVVWTNMTVSLVRLPTGEPRHFIFLIENIQGRKEAEKALQMYHQKVKKLSLVASKTKHSVIISDAQGYIEWVNDAFTSLTGYSLNEVMERHLCEILQGPETCSETIASIKAHLQRKESIATEIVNYDRDGREYWIELKIDPVLDDDDILLNFIATQVDVTARKQSELALRIANSQFSKLRQADILGIMTCRFDGRVEQANDELLRILGYSNADLEEGLINCQELTPEEWQQRDREVLQEMLETGAAKPIEKEYFRKDGSRVPVVLGMTRLDEAEDLCLCFVLDATAQKETEEKLKVAKQAAEEASQAKSEFLANMSHELRTPLNGVIGMTELLAGTSLSQQQQEFVNACRNSGESLLNLINDILDFSKIEAGKLDLDLHNFDLEKLVMDTMSTMVWRASEKNLELPCAIDPATRLILKGDSYRLRQVLVNLVGNAIKFTEAGEVSVRTEAVDQSAEQITIRFTVSDTGIGISQDKLNRLFQSFTQVDASTTRNDGGSGLGLVISRNLVELMGGSIGIESQEGAGSTFWFEIPFDSISPTSVALPIRSPLAGRRALIVDDNQKCLQILQNFTREWELAVETASTVAEALSILERAHDNEQTIDLVLTDLDLPDLSGLVLARELKGSGPKVVLISRSPETLLSQSDLEESGVDALVHKPLLRHKLYEVVCNLLNQQHSLPQPQRTPPAQSDENQVILPATMVLLAEDNTINQMYVTEMMKQFGCLCHTAVNGLEAIEAVLNHDYDLVLMDCQMPELDGLEATRRIRQLEQEGELDDHLPIIAITANAIKGDRERCLEAGMDDYLSKPVQKAQIKKLLKKLHGIKAGHQQTKPEETETAVPDRGAIDTESLLELCSGNLELIDSLLDELESTGEDRVTQIRKQAEQDNALGVAEAAHSLKGATSILCATSLQQLSKEIELAGKEDHLENIEALIKTLSEEMQRCLSELPQVRDELKEKSDLTD; translated from the coding sequence ATGCGCTCGGAAACGGTACTGAAAGTTCGCGCCAGAGGAATCTGGATTGCCTGCCTGTTGTGTTTGCTGTTGTCAGGGCTTGTCGGCTCAACGAATGCGGCAGACACAGCGTCCGCAGCTCCCGCACAGGGCTGCCCAGGAGGTCATTGCGCACTGAAGACTGCGAAACCGGAACTCCAGGCCGAAGGGCCGGCAACGTTCTTCGCGAAACTGTTTGACACAAACGATTTTCCGCAGCGCTGGTATTGTGGCACCTGGTCCACCGATGTGGGCTGGCTGCATATCCTGTCTGATATCGCCATCTTCGGCGCCTATTTTACAATTCCGGTGATGCTGCTGTACTTTCTGTTACAGCGGAAGGATCTGCCCTTTCCGCGCATCATCTGGCTGTTTGCGGCCTTCATCCTGTTCTGCGGCTTTGGACACTTAATTGAAGCAGGGATCTTCTGGTGGCCCGTTTATCGCTTTGCCGGTCTGATCAAGGCCTGCACCGCGATTGTCTCCTGGATCACGGTCTTTGTTTTAATCCGCCTGATCCCAGAAGCACTCAAACTGCCCTCCGCGGCATTGCTCGCCAAAGAACTGCAGCACAGCCAGGAGCGGCTCGACTTCGCCCTGGAAGCAGGACAGATCGGCGTCTGGGAACTGGATCTGAAAACCGACAACCTGCAGTGGGACCGGCGAACCCGGGAGATTTTTGACGTCGATCCTTCAGAAACAGACCTCTGTTTTGAAGATTTCAGCAAACGGCTTCATCCTGATGATCGCGAGCGGGTGGAAATCACCTTTAACAAGAGTGTTGAAACCGGCACTTCCTACAGTTGTGAATATCGCATCATTCATCGGAACGGAACCGTACATTACATCTATGCACATGGGCATGCCATCTATGGTGATAACGGCAAACCCAGATTATTTGTCGGTGTCTGCCATGATTACACGGAAAAACAACTCCAGAAAAATGCCCTCTCCGAAAGCGAACAGAATTTCCGCAGCACCTTTGAGCAGGTCGCGATGGGAATCGCACACGTGTCTCCCGATGGCCGCTGGCTGCGGGTCAATCATGGACTCTGCGAGATCCTCGGTTATGAGAACCAGGAACTGCTGGAACGAAACTGGCAGGAACTCACACACCCCGACGACCTGGAAACCGATCTGAAAAACACCGAAAAACTGCTGGCGGGGGAGATCGACTCCTATTCCGTCGAAAAACGTTATCTGACTTGCGAACAGACCGTCGTCTGGACGAACATGACCGTCTCGCTGGTCCGTCTGCCGACCGGGGAACCAAGGCACTTTATCTTCCTCATCGAGAACATCCAGGGACGCAAAGAAGCGGAAAAAGCCCTGCAGATGTATCATCAGAAGGTCAAGAAACTGTCGCTGGTCGCCAGCAAGACCAAGCATTCGGTCATCATTTCCGACGCCCAGGGATACATCGAATGGGTCAATGATGCGTTTACGAGCCTGACCGGTTATTCGCTGAATGAAGTCATGGAACGGCATCTCTGTGAAATCCTGCAGGGGCCGGAGACTTGTTCAGAGACCATCGCCAGCATCAAGGCACATCTGCAGCGTAAGGAAAGCATCGCCACAGAGATTGTGAATTATGATCGGGATGGCCGCGAATACTGGATTGAACTCAAGATTGACCCGGTGCTGGACGACGATGATATCCTGCTGAATTTCATCGCCACCCAGGTGGATGTCACCGCACGAAAACAGTCCGAACTCGCATTGAGAATCGCAAATTCCCAGTTCAGTAAACTGAGACAGGCCGACATTCTGGGGATCATGACCTGCCGATTTGACGGTCGTGTCGAACAGGCCAACGACGAACTGCTGCGGATCCTGGGTTATTCTAATGCAGACCTGGAGGAGGGCCTGATAAACTGCCAGGAACTGACGCCCGAAGAATGGCAGCAGCGCGACCGGGAAGTCCTGCAGGAAATGCTGGAAACCGGCGCCGCGAAACCGATCGAAAAAGAATACTTCCGTAAAGACGGTAGCCGGGTCCCCGTGGTCCTGGGGATGACGCGCCTGGATGAAGCGGAAGATCTCTGCCTCTGCTTTGTGCTGGATGCGACCGCGCAAAAAGAGACTGAAGAAAAGCTGAAAGTGGCGAAACAGGCCGCAGAAGAAGCGAGCCAGGCCAAGAGTGAATTCCTGGCGAACATGAGCCACGAGCTCAGAACGCCGCTCAACGGGGTGATCGGCATGACGGAACTGCTGGCGGGCACCAGCCTGAGCCAACAGCAACAGGAATTCGTCAATGCCTGCCGTAACAGTGGCGAGTCACTGCTGAACCTGATCAACGATATTCTCGATTTCTCCAAAATTGAAGCGGGCAAACTGGATCTGGACCTGCACAACTTCGACCTTGAAAAACTGGTCATGGACACCATGAGTACGATGGTCTGGCGGGCTTCCGAGAAAAACCTGGAGCTCCCTTGCGCCATCGATCCGGCTACACGGCTGATCCTCAAGGGAGACAGTTACCGGCTGCGCCAGGTGCTGGTCAACCTGGTCGGCAATGCGATCAAATTTACGGAAGCGGGTGAAGTTTCAGTCCGTACGGAAGCCGTTGACCAGAGCGCCGAACAGATTACGATTCGCTTCACCGTGAGTGATACCGGCATCGGGATCTCCCAAGACAAGCTGAACCGCCTGTTTCAGTCGTTCACGCAGGTCGATGCCTCGACCACGCGCAACGACGGAGGCAGCGGACTGGGGCTGGTCATTTCCCGCAACCTGGTCGAACTGATGGGAGGTTCGATCGGTATCGAAAGCCAGGAGGGGGCCGGTTCGACATTCTGGTTCGAAATTCCGTTTGACTCCATTTCTCCCACATCTGTGGCTCTGCCCATCCGCTCACCGCTGGCCGGTCGGCGGGCGCTGATTGTGGATGATAATCAGAAATGCCTGCAGATCCTGCAGAATTTCACCCGGGAATGGGAACTGGCAGTTGAAACCGCCAGTACTGTTGCGGAGGCGCTTTCCATTCTCGAACGGGCTCACGACAACGAACAGACCATCGACCTGGTGTTGACCGACCTCGATCTGCCTGACTTGAGCGGGCTGGTACTGGCCCGGGAATTGAAAGGATCGGGACCGAAAGTGGTTTTAATCTCCCGTTCACCAGAAACCCTGTTGAGCCAGAGCGACCTGGAAGAATCGGGCGTCGATGCCCTGGTGCACAAACCGCTGCTGCGTCACAAGCTGTACGAGGTCGTCTGCAACCTGCTCAACCAGCAACACTCCCTGCCCCAACCTCAGCGGACTCCACCAGCACAATCCGATGAAAACCAGGTCATTCTGCCAGCGACTATGGTCCTGCTGGCCGAAGATAACACGATTAACCAGATGTACGTGACTGAGATGATGAAGCAGTTCGGCTGCCTCTGCCATACTGCGGTGAATGGACTGGAAGCAATCGAAGCGGTACTGAATCACGACTATGATCTGGTTCTGATGGACTGTCAGATGCCGGAACTGGATGGTCTGGAAGCCACCCGGAGAATTCGTCAGCTGGAACAGGAGGGGGAACTGGACGATCACCTGCCCATCATCGCGATCACCGCCAATGCGATCAAAGGGGATCGAGAGCGTTGCCTGGAAGCGGGGATGGATGACTATCTCAGCAAGCCGGTACAGAAAGCGCAGATCAAAAAACTGCTGAAAAAGTTGCACGGAATCAAAGCCGGCCACCAGCAAACGAAACCGGAAGAGACAGAGACCGCTGTCCCTGACCGGGGAGCCATTGATACGGAATCTTTACTTGAGCTCTGCAGTGGCAACCTGGAGCTGATCGATTCGCTACTGGACGAACTGGAATCCACGGGCGAAGACCGGGTGACACAGATTCGGAAGCAGGCGGAACAGGACAATGCCCTCGGCGTCGCTGAAGCAGCACATTCACTGAAGGGCGCTACGAGCATTTTGTGCGCGACGTCCCTGCAGCAACTGTCAAAAGAGATCGAACTGGCCGGCAAGGAAGATCACCTGGAAAACATTGAGGCATTGATCAAAACGCTTTCCGAGGAGATGCAACGCTGCCTGAGTGAACTGCCACAAGTCCGGGACGAATTGAAAGAGAAGTCAGATCTCACTGATTAA
- a CDS encoding SAM-dependent methyltransferase, protein MKTDLLVNLAIDCVERGWVPDVLVRSAIHRLCSKRLDSLDGGSPEADAANRRAFVEAALQSPIALVPEKANEQHYEVPAAFYEQVLGARRKYSCCYWPEGVTTLDDAETAALEETCRHAGLEDGMQILELGCGWGSLTLWIAEHYPHCRITAVSNSHSQRTAIEQLAQQQGYADRVHVITADMNDFEPDQKYDRVVSVEMFEHMRNYARLLNRISDWLLDDGKLFVHIFCHRKYVYAFSDQNADDWMARHFFTGGIMPADDWFSHFREDMQVEQQWRWNGRHYQQTSEAWLKNLDQRREQILPLLAETYGERQARRWWMRWRLFFLAVAELFGYDSGEEWYVSHYLLSKATVNCHHQEASGKSATHSLL, encoded by the coding sequence ATGAAAACCGATTTGCTGGTCAATCTGGCCATTGATTGTGTGGAACGGGGCTGGGTTCCCGATGTACTGGTCCGCAGTGCGATTCACAGACTGTGCAGCAAACGGCTCGACAGTCTGGATGGAGGAAGTCCGGAAGCGGATGCCGCGAATCGACGTGCATTTGTGGAAGCGGCTTTACAGAGTCCGATTGCCCTAGTTCCCGAGAAAGCCAACGAGCAACATTACGAGGTGCCTGCCGCCTTCTATGAGCAGGTTTTGGGTGCGCGGCGGAAATACAGCTGCTGTTACTGGCCTGAGGGCGTGACCACCCTGGATGACGCGGAAACCGCGGCCCTGGAAGAGACCTGCCGGCATGCAGGGCTGGAAGACGGGATGCAGATCCTGGAACTGGGTTGCGGCTGGGGCTCGTTGACCCTCTGGATTGCTGAGCATTATCCTCATTGTCGGATCACCGCTGTTTCCAATTCGCACTCCCAGCGGACCGCGATTGAGCAACTGGCGCAACAGCAGGGCTACGCGGACCGCGTGCACGTGATCACAGCGGACATGAACGACTTTGAGCCCGATCAAAAGTATGACCGCGTTGTCTCGGTGGAGATGTTCGAACATATGCGGAATTACGCCCGTTTATTGAATCGTATTTCGGACTGGCTGTTGGACGACGGGAAACTGTTCGTGCATATCTTCTGTCATCGCAAATATGTCTACGCATTCAGCGATCAGAACGCCGACGACTGGATGGCCCGGCACTTCTTTACCGGCGGCATCATGCCCGCCGACGACTGGTTTTCGCACTTCCGGGAAGACATGCAGGTCGAGCAGCAGTGGCGCTGGAATGGCCGCCATTACCAGCAGACCTCCGAGGCCTGGCTGAAAAATCTCGATCAGCGCCGTGAACAGATTCTGCCTCTCCTCGCGGAGACCTATGGTGAGCGGCAGGCGCGACGCTGGTGGATGCGCTGGCGGCTCTTCTTCCTGGCAGTGGCGGAGCTGTTCGGCTATGACTCCGGAGAGGAGTGGTACGTCTCTCATTACCTGTTGAGTAAAGCGACCGTGAACTGTCATCACCAGGAAGCCTCGGGCAAATCGGCCACACATTCGCTGCTCTGA
- a CDS encoding DUF1295 domain-containing protein produces the protein MNPWSMILIGGAGMSVVMTLLWLLQKRTGDAGIVDVAWGMGVGLISLFFAWGSQDGDLTRRVIVAALALLWALRLSGYILYRVLTMPEDGRYQTLKEKWGTAAQGKLFWFYQLQAIGSLLFALPMLIAARSTAPVGILDYLGIAIWLTAITGELIADRQLSRFRLDPKQWGQVCRRGLWHYSRHPNYFFEWLHWWAYVCLAIQAPWGWLTILGPVLMLHFILNVTGIPPTEAQALQSRGEAYREYQRTTSAFFPWPPKTKQVTT, from the coding sequence TTGAATCCCTGGTCGATGATTCTGATCGGCGGTGCCGGCATGTCGGTCGTCATGACACTGCTCTGGCTGCTGCAGAAACGGACGGGAGATGCGGGCATCGTGGATGTCGCCTGGGGCATGGGAGTCGGCCTGATCAGTCTGTTCTTTGCCTGGGGGAGCCAGGACGGTGATCTCACGCGTCGAGTGATCGTTGCTGCATTGGCGCTGCTCTGGGCACTCCGACTGAGCGGTTATATTCTCTATCGCGTCCTGACCATGCCCGAAGATGGACGCTATCAGACTTTGAAAGAAAAGTGGGGCACTGCCGCCCAGGGAAAACTGTTCTGGTTTTATCAACTCCAGGCGATCGGGAGTCTGCTGTTTGCGCTGCCAATGCTGATCGCCGCCCGCAGCACGGCCCCCGTGGGTATCCTCGACTATCTGGGAATCGCGATCTGGCTGACGGCCATTACGGGCGAACTCATTGCCGACCGGCAGCTCTCCCGTTTTCGTCTGGACCCGAAACAGTGGGGGCAGGTCTGCCGCCGTGGTCTCTGGCACTATTCGCGTCATCCCAATTATTTCTTTGAATGGCTGCACTGGTGGGCTTACGTCTGTCTGGCGATCCAGGCTCCCTGGGGCTGGCTCACGATTCTGGGGCCGGTGCTGATGCTGCACTTTATTCTCAATGTCACGGGGATTCCTCCCACCGAAGCCCAGGCACTCCAGAGTCGTGGCGAAGCGTATCGCGAATATCAGCGCACCACCAGTGCTTTTTTCCCCTGGCCTCCCAAAACGAAACAGGTGACAACATGA
- a CDS encoding SAM-dependent methyltransferase, with translation MSTLNESPQLTWNTSAPAGILDSTCRTLLLKKLQSLQHGQITLIDGTGEFHFGDPAAGLSSVVLVQHPRFYRRAVLEGGLGIAQSLIDGDWSCHNLTALVRIFIRNLEVTDRFESGLAWFRQSAARAGHWLRRNTRIGAARNIHAHYDLGNDFYRLFLDETMSYSCGVFEQETDTMQEASLNKLDRVCRNLNLKPGDHLLEIGTGWGGLAVHAAQYYGCRVTTTTISREQYNLAAERVDAAGLTDRVTLLLKDYRDLEGEYDKLVSIEMIEAVGAEFFETYFQKCCQLLKPDGMMLLQGIVIKDQRFQEYLKSVDFIRRYIFPGGCLPSVAAMLETTSRVTDFRLLQLEDIAPHYAQTLRCWREAFHRRIDEVRAQGYSESFIRMWDYYFCYCEAAFEERQCNTVQMLLAKPACRFDPVRHHAIRNLTREAEEVLV, from the coding sequence ATGAGTACGTTAAATGAATCCCCTCAACTGACCTGGAATACGTCCGCACCGGCAGGAATACTGGACAGTACCTGTCGCACACTGCTGCTGAAAAAACTGCAGTCTCTGCAGCACGGTCAGATTACCCTGATCGACGGCACAGGGGAATTCCATTTTGGTGATCCCGCTGCCGGTTTGAGTTCCGTGGTGCTGGTACAGCATCCCCGCTTTTATCGTCGGGCAGTCCTTGAAGGGGGACTGGGAATCGCACAGTCGCTGATCGACGGGGACTGGTCCTGTCATAACCTGACCGCGCTGGTGCGGATCTTCATTCGCAATCTGGAAGTCACCGATCGCTTCGAAAGTGGACTCGCCTGGTTCCGTCAGTCTGCGGCCCGGGCGGGGCACTGGTTGCGGCGGAATACGAGAATCGGTGCGGCCCGTAACATTCACGCCCATTACGATCTGGGGAACGACTTTTACCGCCTGTTTCTGGATGAAACCATGAGCTACTCCTGCGGCGTTTTTGAGCAGGAGACGGATACGATGCAGGAAGCGTCACTCAACAAACTGGATCGCGTCTGCCGGAATCTCAATCTGAAACCGGGCGATCATCTGCTGGAGATTGGCACCGGTTGGGGAGGATTGGCCGTGCACGCCGCCCAGTATTACGGCTGTCGAGTCACGACCACCACCATTTCCCGGGAGCAATACAATCTGGCTGCCGAGCGGGTGGATGCCGCTGGTCTGACCGATCGTGTGACTCTGCTCTTAAAAGATTATCGCGATCTGGAAGGAGAATACGACAAGCTGGTCTCCATCGAAATGATCGAAGCGGTGGGAGCCGAGTTCTTCGAGACCTACTTCCAGAAATGCTGTCAGCTGCTCAAACCGGATGGAATGATGTTACTGCAGGGGATCGTGATCAAGGATCAGCGGTTTCAGGAATATCTGAAGAGTGTTGACTTCATTCGTCGTTACATTTTTCCGGGGGGCTGCCTCCCCTCTGTAGCGGCGATGCTGGAGACCACATCTCGCGTGACCGATTTTCGCCTGCTGCAGCTGGAAGACATCGCGCCCCATTACGCGCAGACGCTCCGCTGCTGGCGGGAAGCCTTTCATCGGCGGATTGATGAGGTCCGAGCCCAAGGCTATTCCGAGTCGTTTATCCGCATGTGGGACTATTATTTCTGTTACTGCGAAGCCGCCTTTGAAGAGCGTCAGTGCAACACGGTACAGATGCTGCTGGCCAAACCGGCCTGTCGCTTTGATCCGGTGCGGCATCATGCGATTCGGAATCTTACCAGAGAAGCGGAAGAGGTGCTGGTTTGA
- a CDS encoding DUF1365 domain-containing protein gives MESGIYTGWVRHRRLTPVEHSFRNRIYLMYLDLEELETVFQGRWCWSTRRLALARFRRSDHMGDPAQPLAGSIRDFVEQQGHPRPEGPIRLLTHLRYFGFVMNPVSFYYCFNSAGTDWETIVAEVNNTPWGEQHCYVITRELIEANMDRRLTQKVFHVSPFMPLDMQYGWRLTEPERKLTVHIDNYRENEKVFDVTMQLERREISTGNLWRVLLGYPLMTWYVFAAIYWQAFRLWWKRVPFYSHPRHQQSTDPRLTGSEPNARTS, from the coding sequence ATGGAAAGCGGAATCTACACCGGCTGGGTTCGACACCGACGACTTACACCCGTCGAACACAGCTTTCGCAATCGAATCTACCTGATGTATCTCGATCTGGAAGAACTGGAAACCGTGTTCCAGGGGCGCTGGTGCTGGTCTACCCGCCGACTGGCACTGGCCCGATTCCGCCGATCGGACCATATGGGAGATCCGGCTCAGCCCCTGGCCGGGTCCATACGAGATTTTGTGGAACAGCAGGGACATCCCCGACCGGAGGGACCGATTCGCCTGCTGACCCACCTGCGGTATTTCGGTTTTGTGATGAATCCGGTCTCCTTTTATTACTGTTTCAACAGTGCAGGCACTGACTGGGAGACCATCGTCGCGGAAGTCAATAACACCCCCTGGGGAGAACAGCATTGTTATGTGATTACCCGGGAGCTAATCGAAGCAAACATGGACCGTCGGCTGACGCAGAAGGTCTTTCACGTTTCTCCGTTCATGCCTCTGGACATGCAGTATGGCTGGAGGCTGACGGAGCCGGAACGGAAGCTGACGGTCCATATAGATAACTATCGAGAAAACGAAAAAGTGTTTGATGTCACGATGCAACTGGAACGACGGGAAATCTCGACCGGGAATCTGTGGCGGGTCCTGCTGGGGTATCCGCTGATGACCTGGTACGTATTTGCAGCCATCTACTGGCAGGCGTTTCGCCTGTGGTGGAAACGGGTTCCCTTCTATTCACATCCCCGACATCAACAGTCTACCGACCCCCGGTTAACCGGTTCCGAACCCAACGCGAGGACATCATGA
- a CDS encoding NAD(P)/FAD-dependent oxidoreductase, which yields MKIAIIGGGISGLTTAWFLHHQHELTLFEANDYIGGHTNTIEVELDGEQHPVDTGFIVFNYQTYPHFTRMLDQLGIASQPTRMSFSMKCERTGLEYRGADLNGFFAQRRNLFNPRFYRLLRDIFHFNKHSLALLESDRDTLTVGEYLKRENYSREFIDQYFLPMGSAIWSCPVGTFEQFPIRFIVEFYRNHGILAIRELPEWRVVCGGSHQYVKAITAGFRDAIRLQTPIRSVRRLSEGVEVTPLNGAAEVFDHVIFACHSDQALRILGDDAHPVERELLCAFPYEPNVAQLHTDTSVLPRSQRAWACWNYFMPRGENRKATITYNMNQLQSLQSKNTFSVTLNGEDRVDPSKVIRRIEYAHPIFTIERAAAQQRHAEVINQRNTSFCGAYWGNGFHEDGVNSALAVCHNLMNSEDLWKAESTPAGFDTDDLHPSNTAFAIEST from the coding sequence ATGAAGATCGCCATCATCGGAGGCGGCATTTCCGGATTGACGACCGCCTGGTTCCTGCATCATCAGCATGAGCTCACACTTTTCGAGGCCAATGACTACATCGGCGGCCATACCAACACGATCGAAGTCGAACTGGACGGCGAACAGCACCCGGTCGACACGGGGTTCATCGTCTTCAACTACCAGACTTATCCGCACTTCACCCGTATGCTGGATCAACTGGGGATTGCCTCCCAGCCCACGCGGATGAGCTTCAGCATGAAGTGTGAACGTACGGGATTGGAATACCGCGGTGCCGATCTGAACGGATTCTTCGCCCAGCGCCGAAATCTGTTCAATCCCCGCTTCTATCGTTTGCTGCGGGACATCTTTCATTTCAATAAGCATTCACTTGCGCTGCTGGAGTCGGACCGTGATACGCTGACGGTCGGCGAATACCTCAAGCGGGAAAACTACTCGCGCGAATTCATTGACCAGTATTTCCTGCCCATGGGGTCGGCGATCTGGTCCTGCCCGGTTGGGACTTTCGAGCAGTTTCCCATCCGTTTCATTGTCGAGTTCTACCGCAATCACGGTATTCTGGCGATCCGGGAACTACCGGAATGGCGCGTCGTCTGTGGCGGTTCGCATCAGTATGTGAAAGCCATCACCGCAGGCTTCCGGGATGCGATCCGCTTGCAGACTCCCATCCGCTCCGTCAGGCGATTGAGCGAGGGAGTTGAGGTGACTCCTCTGAACGGGGCCGCGGAAGTGTTCGATCACGTGATCTTCGCCTGCCACAGCGATCAGGCGCTGCGGATATTGGGAGATGATGCACACCCTGTCGAACGCGAACTGCTCTGTGCGTTTCCTTATGAACCCAACGTGGCCCAACTGCATACCGACACGTCCGTCCTGCCGCGCAGTCAGCGGGCCTGGGCCTGCTGGAACTACTTTATGCCCCGGGGCGAAAACCGGAAAGCTACGATTACTTACAACATGAATCAACTGCAGAGCCTGCAGTCGAAAAACACTTTCAGCGTGACGCTCAATGGAGAAGACCGCGTCGATCCGTCCAAAGTGATCCGCCGCATCGAATATGCGCACCCCATCTTTACCATCGAACGCGCTGCTGCCCAGCAGCGACATGCTGAGGTGATCAATCAGCGGAACACTTCTTTTTGTGGTGCCTACTGGGGCAATGGCTTTCACGAGGATGGCGTGAACAGTGCCCTGGCGGTCTGCCACAATTTAATGAATTCAGAGGATCTATGGAAAGCGGAATCTACACCGGCTGGGTTCGACACCGACGACTTACACCCGTCGAACACAGCTTTCGCAATCGAATCTACCTGA
- a CDS encoding thiol-disulfide oxidoreductase DCC family protein, which produces MKSEYCEIEAFYDGDCPLCNREVNLLKRLDRRHKIHFTDIAAPEFDPAVYGKTQDEFMQEMQGRLPDGTWVTGVEVFRRLYSAIGLRWLMLPTRLPGISQGLDYLYQHFARHRLKLTGRCQQDQCDIKSHQHEVHS; this is translated from the coding sequence ATGAAATCTGAATATTGTGAAATCGAAGCGTTTTATGATGGCGACTGTCCCCTCTGTAACCGGGAGGTCAATCTGCTGAAGCGACTCGATCGTCGACATAAGATTCATTTCACCGACATCGCCGCTCCTGAATTTGATCCCGCCGTCTACGGTAAAACACAGGATGAATTCATGCAGGAAATGCAGGGGCGTCTACCCGACGGCACGTGGGTGACCGGCGTGGAAGTTTTTCGCCGTCTCTACTCAGCCATCGGTCTCCGCTGGCTGATGCTGCCCACCCGCCTGCCCGGCATTTCACAGGGCCTCGACTACCTCTATCAGCACTTTGCCCGGCACAGATTAAAGCTCACCGGGCGCTGCCAGCAGGATCAGTGTGACATCAAATCGCATCAGCATGAGGTGCATTCATGA
- a CDS encoding sigma-70 family RNA polymerase sigma factor, whose product MIVCSKDHCELSARQLAERARKLLQAEIDFIPNPCFHEPGADEEILGETVSADQTDGMTTTSFPTQGEHVTPSQISRLCRAEVLSSTEEQELFRRMNYLKFKANMYRSRLDPERVAQSEIEQIEDLLQQAQRARDQIFGSNMRLVVSIVKKCVTNGVTFDELLSDGCLTLMHAIEKFDYSRGFRFSTYAYHSISNYAYRKIANRRKERNKFKQLGEERSLEELQEQKNPLMVLGVWDELSELLKQTIDTLDQREQFIVRSRFALGKHRKIQTFQKLADELGISKERVRQLEQRAVAKLKAIAEGSRLDAIRELVGG is encoded by the coding sequence ATGATTGTGTGTTCAAAAGATCATTGTGAGCTGTCAGCCAGGCAACTGGCGGAACGTGCCCGGAAGCTTCTGCAGGCAGAAATTGACTTCATTCCCAATCCGTGCTTCCACGAACCCGGAGCAGATGAGGAGATTTTGGGAGAAACTGTTTCGGCAGATCAAACAGACGGCATGACGACAACCAGTTTTCCCACGCAGGGAGAGCACGTCACTCCTTCGCAGATTTCCCGCCTGTGTCGCGCCGAAGTGTTATCTTCTACCGAGGAGCAGGAGCTGTTCCGCCGGATGAACTATCTGAAATTCAAGGCGAACATGTATCGTTCCCGACTCGATCCAGAGCGGGTTGCGCAGAGCGAGATTGAACAAATCGAGGACCTGCTGCAGCAGGCCCAGCGGGCGCGGGATCAGATTTTTGGCAGCAACATGCGGCTGGTCGTCTCCATCGTCAAAAAATGCGTCACCAACGGCGTCACCTTTGATGAGCTGTTGAGTGATGGTTGTCTGACATTGATGCACGCGATTGAGAAGTTCGATTATTCACGCGGCTTCCGCTTCAGCACTTATGCGTACCATTCCATTTCCAATTATGCCTATCGCAAGATTGCTAATCGTCGCAAGGAACGCAACAAGTTCAAGCAGCTGGGAGAAGAACGCAGCCTGGAAGAATTGCAGGAACAGAAGAATCCTCTCATGGTTCTTGGGGTCTGGGATGAACTGTCCGAACTACTCAAACAGACTATCGATACCCTCGATCAGCGGGAACAGTTCATTGTCCGCAGCCGGTTTGCCCTGGGTAAACATCGCAAGATTCAGACCTTTCAGAAACTGGCAGATGAACTGGGCATATCCAAGGAGCGGGTCCGTCAGCTGGAACAGCGGGCAGTGGCCAAACTGAAAGCGATCGCAGAAGGCTCGCGCCTGGATGCCATTCGCGAACTGGTCGGCGGTTGA